The Phyllopteryx taeniolatus isolate TA_2022b chromosome 14, UOR_Ptae_1.2, whole genome shotgun sequence genome has a window encoding:
- the LOC133488598 gene encoding peptidyl-prolyl cis-trans isomerase FKBP1A-like isoform X2: MGVTVDVVKPGDGVTFPQKGQTVTVHYVGKLTNGTKFDSSRDRGKPFKFKIGIGEVIRGWDEGVAQMSVGQVARLTCTPDFAYGSSGFPPVIPANATLVFEVELLGV; this comes from the exons ATGGGTGTTACCGTTGATGTCGTAAAGCCAGGAGACG GCGTGACGTTTCCGCAGAAAGGCCAGACCGTCACCGTGCACTACGTCG GCAAACTGACAAACGGCACGAAGTTTGACTCCTCCCGGGACCGAGGAAAGCCCTTCAAGTTCAAGATCGGCATAGGTGAAGTCATTCGCGGCTGGGATGAAGGTGTAGCTCAg ATGAGCGTGGGGCAGGTGGCGCGCTTGACCTGCACACCGGACTTTGCGTACGGCAGCTCGGGCTTCCCTCCCGTCATCCCGGCCAACGCCACTTTGGTCTTCGAAGTGGAACTCCTCGGTGTTTGA
- the plxdc2a gene encoding LOW QUALITY PROTEIN: plexin domain-containing protein 2 (The sequence of the model RefSeq protein was modified relative to this genomic sequence to represent the inferred CDS: deleted 1 base in 1 codon), whose amino-acid sequence MDHVYYTSKIVGPGDAWVNTERANKNEWKTSGFLSNTHRQVERVNRSFGFPFYGHMLKEVTVATGGFLYTGDIIHRLLAATQYIAPLMANFDPGLSSNSSVFYFDNDVRRRTIYEYHKVDILKSKISNATTIEMLPLPR is encoded by the exons ATGGATCACGTCTACTACACGTCTAAAATCGTCGGTCCAGGAGACGCGTGG GTCAACACGGAGCGGGCCAACAAGAACGAGTGGAAGACCAGCGGCTTCCTGTCCAACACGCACCGCCAAGTCGAG AGAGTCAATCGTTCTTTTGGCTTTCCGTTCTACGGTCACATGCTGAAGGAAGTCACCGTGGCAACCGGAG GCTTTCTTTATACGGGAGATATCATCCACCGCTTGCTCGCCGCCACTCAGTACATCGCTCCGCTCATGGCCAACTTTGACCCCGGCCTCTCCAGCAACTCCTCTGTCTTTTACTTTGATAATG ATGTGCGGCGGAGAACCATCTATGAGTACCACAAGGTGGACATTCTCAAGTCCAAAATCTCCAATGCGACCACTATAGAGATGTTACCGCTTCCAA GATGA
- the LOC133488598 gene encoding uncharacterized protein LOC133488598 isoform X1 — protein sequence MGVTVDVVKPGDGVTFPQKGQTVTVHYVGKLTNGTKFDSSRDRGKPFKFKIGIGEVIRGWDEGVAQEWEDQNKTGWSANVWTGMHNSGHSIKVLRFQNVKYGLRLIPIMLTGMGTK from the exons ATGGGTGTTACCGTTGATGTCGTAAAGCCAGGAGACG GCGTGACGTTTCCGCAGAAAGGCCAGACCGTCACCGTGCACTACGTCG GCAAACTGACAAACGGCACGAAGTTTGACTCCTCCCGGGACCGAGGAAAGCCCTTCAAGTTCAAGATCGGCATAGGTGAAGTCATTCGCGGCTGGGATGAAGGTGTAGCTCAg GAATGGGAAGACCAAAATAAAACCGGTTGGAGCGCAAACGTGTGGACTGGAATGCACAACAGCGGTCATAGCATAAAAGTCCTTCGCTTCCAAAATGTGAAGTACGGTCTCCGTCTGATACCCATCATGCTGACGGGAATGGGAACGAAATAA